A genomic region of Conger conger chromosome 6, fConCon1.1, whole genome shotgun sequence contains the following coding sequences:
- the stox2a gene encoding storkhead-box protein 2 isoform X4, whose amino-acid sequence MLVRERKIYPTPEGYFIVTPQTYFITPSLIRTNSKWYQLDERIPADRQQQQCTSPQSGTITPSASGCVRERPHHKNHCDSYNSYRDDLHSTHASTLQRKSPKELKEPYPPPPLASTLHQAAPAAAANTEKSKSTTNFSYKTDTLTKRKEGVTGEKQSKKFGLKLFRLSFKKDKAKHLANFSAQFPPEEWPLRDEDTPAAIPREVEMEIIRRINPDLTVENVMRHTAVMKRLEEEKAQRSKAGSSAQHSGRSRRSRGHRKLHGKPRSHSKTRASRGDPSEGSNLEVAAERDYGFHVAATLARTTRDRMFSVERSRGSYLVHSNPNIVESHFPITPEWDVSGELAKRRTEMPFPEPSRGTSHSKVHRSHSHTQDRKSRNERSDKAKERSRSMENSKGPLGGPASAGGTSEDFDHSPDDRSRYYTDDGTLRAAQAPHYSRIMFSAAKFNSEVCVPDIGKGPLEDLRICSPHEKNKSRDSLPAYSDLKACSPKPTADDYFQCNTSNETILTAPSPLSKTDHDTLTSSDGVRKGSPSDRKTPLLTSPHPIEYKDDAAKGQNGVSPLVVSQTPEPMPNGRLIHQHNTDPGGGGSTDKRKEIFSKDTLFKPPHNPLASMGYVEGGHSKSGTLRKSPHPKSAEVPDCPEPAPAAPTGASATPGPEATPGAAEAAFDYYNVSDDDDSEEAARKATAGEGKVREGGGTMQWLLEREKERDLQRKFESNLTLLSPKEGENNSSQKSAHSARLDSMDSSSVTVDSGFNSPRTRESLASNTSSIVESNRRQNPALSPGHMGTTSSGPPFSFRSIPEPPNTQPEKLQKSPNCLASITSV is encoded by the exons ATGCtggtgagggagaggaagatCTACCCGACACCGGAGGGGTACTTCATTGTCACGCCCCAGACGTACTTCATCACACCCTCCCTCATCAGGACTAACAGCAAGTGGTACCAGCTGGACGAGCGGATACCGGCAGaccggcagcagcagcagtgcacCTCCCCGCAGTCTGGCACCATTACGCCCTCCGCCTCCGGCTGCGTGCGCGAAAGGCCACACCACAAGAACCACTGCGACTCCTATAACTCGTACCGGGACGACCTGCACAGCACCCACGCCTCCACCCTCCAGAGGAAGTCCCCCAAAGAGCTGAAGGAACCCTACCCGCCCCCACCTCTGGCAAGCACCCTGCACCAGGCCGCCCCTGCTGCAGCCGCCAACACGGAGAAGAGCAAGAGTACCACTAACTTCTCCTACAAGACGGACACGCTTACCAAGCGCAAGGAAGGGGTGACTGGCGAGAAGCAGTCCAAGAAGTTTGGGCTGAAGCTATTCCGGCTGAGCTTCAAGAAGGACAAAGCCAAGCACCTGGCCAACTTCTCCGCTCAGTTCCCTCCGGAGGAGTGGCCGCTCCGGGACGAGGACACGCCCGCTGCCATTCCCCgggaggtggagatggagatCATCCGGCGGATCAACCCAGACCTCACGGTGGAAAACGTGATGCGGCACACAGCGGTGATGAAgcggctggaggaggagaaggcccAGAGGAGCAAGGCGGGGTCTTCAGCGCAGCACAGTGGCCGCAGCCGGAGGAGCCGGGGCCACCGGAAGCTGCACGGGAAGCCCCGCTCGCACAGCAAGACCCGGGCGTCCCGGGGCGACCCCTCGGAGGGCTCCAACCTGGAGGTGGCGGCCGAGCGGGACTACGGCTTCCATGTGGCCGCCACCCTGGCCCGGACAACGCGGGATCGCATGTTCTCAGTGGAGCGCAGCAGGGGGAGCTACCTGGTCCACAGCAACCCCAACATTGTGGAGTCCCACTTTCCTATTACACCTGAGTGGGATGTCTCGGGGGAGCTGGCCAAGAGGCGGACAGAGATGCCTTTCCCAGAACCCTCCCGGGGAACGTCCCACTCCAAGGTTCACCGCAGCCACAGTCACACGCAGGATCGGAAGTCGCGCAACGAGAGGTCGGACAAGGCCAAAGAGAGGTCCCGTTCCATGGAAAACTCTAAGGGCCCACTCGGGGGGCCTGCTTCGGCCGGGGGCACGTCTGAGGACTTCGATCACAGCCCCGACGACCGGAGCCGTTACTACACTGATGACGGGACCCTGAGGGCTGCCCAGGCACCCCATTATTCACGAATTATGTTCTCCGCTGCTAAATTCAACTCTGAGGTTTGTGTGCCTGATATCGGGAAGGGGCCCCTCGAGGACCTCAGGATCTGCAGTCCGCATGAAAAGAACAAGAGCCGGGACAGTCTGCCAGCCTACAGCGACTTGAAGGCCTGTTCGCCCAAGCCCACGGCTGATGACTACTTTCAGTGCAATACGTCCAACGAAACAATCCTCAccgccccctcacccctgaGTAAAACTGACCATGACACTTTGACCTCATCGGATGGCGTGAGGAAGGGGTCTCCGTCTGACCGGAAGACCCCTCTCCTCACCTCCCCACACCCGATTGAGTACAAAGATGATGCAGCTAAGGGACAGAATGGTGTCAGCCCCCTGGTGGTGAGCCAGACGCCAGAGCCTATGCCCAACGGACGTTTGAtacaccaacacaacacagacccTGGTGGGGGGGGCAGCACGGACAAGCGGAAGGAAATATTCAGCAAAGATACTTTGTTCAAGCCCCCTCACAACCCCCTGGCCTCCATGGGCTATGTGGAGGGCGGTCACTCCAAATCAGGCACGCTGCGCAAGTCCCCACACCCCAAGTCAGCTGAGGTCCCGGATTGCCCGGAACCGGCCCCTGCGGCGCCGACCGGCGCCTCTGCCACGCCGGGCCCCGAGGCGACCCCAGGGGCCGCCGAGGCCGCCTTCGACTACTACAACGTGTCGGACGACGACGACTCGGAGGAGGCGGCGCGGAAGGCCACGGCGGGCGAGGGCAAGGTCCGGGAGGGGGGCGGGACCATGCAGTGGCTGCTGgagcgagagaaggagagggaccTGCAGCGCAAGTTCGAGAGCAACCTCACCCTCCTCAGCCCCAAGGAGGGGGAGAACAACAGCAGCCAAAAGTCTGCCCACTCGGCCCGCCTCGACAGCATGGACAGCAGCAGCGTCACGGTGGATAGTGGATTTAACTCTCCACG CACACGTGAGAGTCTGGCCTCCAACACCTCGAGCATCGTGGAGAGCAATAGACGGCAGAACCCTGCCCTGAGCCCCGGTCACATGGGCACCACCAGCAGCGGCCCCCCCTTCAGCTTCCGCAGTATCCCGGAGCCCCCCAACACGCAGCCAGAGAAACTGCAGAAATCGCCCAACTGTTTAGCTTCCATCACGAGCGTCTGA
- the stox2a gene encoding storkhead-box protein 2 isoform X3 has translation MSPISQSQFIPLGEILCLAISAMNSARKPVTQEALMEHLATCFPGVPTPSPEILRHTLSMLVRERKIYPTPEGYFIVTPQTYFITPSLIRTNSKWYQLDERIPADRQQQQCTSPQSGTITPSASGCVRERPHHKNHCDSYNSYRDDLHSTHASTLQRKSPKELKEPYPPPPLASTLHQAAPAAAANTEKSKSTTNFSYKTDTLTKRKEGVTGEKQSKKFGLKLFRLSFKKDKAKHLANFSAQFPPEEWPLRDEDTPAAIPREVEMEIIRRINPDLTVENVMRHTAVMKRLEEEKAQRSKAGSSAQHSGRSRRSRGHRKLHGKPRSHSKTRASRGDPSEGSNLEVAAERDYGFHVAATLARTTRDRMFSVERSRGSYLVHSNPNIVESHFPITPEWDVSGELAKRRTEMPFPEPSRGTSHSKVHRSHSHTQDRKSRNERSDKAKERSRSMENSKGPLGGPASAGGTSEDFDHSPDDRSRYYTDDGTLRAAQAPHYSRIMFSAAKFNSEVCVPDIGKGPLEDLRICSPHEKNKSRDSLPAYSDLKACSPKPTADDYFQCNTSNETILTAPSPLSKTDHDTLTSSDGVRKGSPSDRKTPLLTSPHPIEYKDDAAKGQNGVSPLVVSQTPEPMPNGRLIHQHNTDPGGGGSTDKRKEIFSKDTLFKPPHNPLASMGYVEGGHSKSGTLRKSPHPKSAEVPDCPEPAPAAPTGASATPGPEATPGAAEAAFDYYNVSDDDDSEEAARKATAGEGKVREGGGTMQWLLEREKERDLQRKFESNLTLLSPKEGENNSSQKSAHSARLDSMDSSSVTVDSGFNSPRTRESLASNTSSIVESNRRQNPALSPGHMGTTSSGPPFSFRSIPEPPNTQPEKLQKSPNCLASITSV, from the exons ATGTCTCCGATCAGCCAGTCGCAGTTCATCCCGCTGGGGGAGATCCTCTGCTTGGCCATCTCAGCCATGAACTCGGCACGCAAGCCTGTCACCCAGGAGGCCCTGATGGAGCACTTAGCAACCTGTTTCCCAG GTGTTCCAACACCAAGTCCGGAGATCCTCCGTCACACGCTGAGCATGCtggtgagggagaggaagatCTACCCGACACCGGAGGGGTACTTCATTGTCACGCCCCAGACGTACTTCATCACACCCTCCCTCATCAGGACTAACAGCAAGTGGTACCAGCTGGACGAGCGGATACCGGCAGaccggcagcagcagcagtgcacCTCCCCGCAGTCTGGCACCATTACGCCCTCCGCCTCCGGCTGCGTGCGCGAAAGGCCACACCACAAGAACCACTGCGACTCCTATAACTCGTACCGGGACGACCTGCACAGCACCCACGCCTCCACCCTCCAGAGGAAGTCCCCCAAAGAGCTGAAGGAACCCTACCCGCCCCCACCTCTGGCAAGCACCCTGCACCAGGCCGCCCCTGCTGCAGCCGCCAACACGGAGAAGAGCAAGAGTACCACTAACTTCTCCTACAAGACGGACACGCTTACCAAGCGCAAGGAAGGGGTGACTGGCGAGAAGCAGTCCAAGAAGTTTGGGCTGAAGCTATTCCGGCTGAGCTTCAAGAAGGACAAAGCCAAGCACCTGGCCAACTTCTCCGCTCAGTTCCCTCCGGAGGAGTGGCCGCTCCGGGACGAGGACACGCCCGCTGCCATTCCCCgggaggtggagatggagatCATCCGGCGGATCAACCCAGACCTCACGGTGGAAAACGTGATGCGGCACACAGCGGTGATGAAgcggctggaggaggagaaggcccAGAGGAGCAAGGCGGGGTCTTCAGCGCAGCACAGTGGCCGCAGCCGGAGGAGCCGGGGCCACCGGAAGCTGCACGGGAAGCCCCGCTCGCACAGCAAGACCCGGGCGTCCCGGGGCGACCCCTCGGAGGGCTCCAACCTGGAGGTGGCGGCCGAGCGGGACTACGGCTTCCATGTGGCCGCCACCCTGGCCCGGACAACGCGGGATCGCATGTTCTCAGTGGAGCGCAGCAGGGGGAGCTACCTGGTCCACAGCAACCCCAACATTGTGGAGTCCCACTTTCCTATTACACCTGAGTGGGATGTCTCGGGGGAGCTGGCCAAGAGGCGGACAGAGATGCCTTTCCCAGAACCCTCCCGGGGAACGTCCCACTCCAAGGTTCACCGCAGCCACAGTCACACGCAGGATCGGAAGTCGCGCAACGAGAGGTCGGACAAGGCCAAAGAGAGGTCCCGTTCCATGGAAAACTCTAAGGGCCCACTCGGGGGGCCTGCTTCGGCCGGGGGCACGTCTGAGGACTTCGATCACAGCCCCGACGACCGGAGCCGTTACTACACTGATGACGGGACCCTGAGGGCTGCCCAGGCACCCCATTATTCACGAATTATGTTCTCCGCTGCTAAATTCAACTCTGAGGTTTGTGTGCCTGATATCGGGAAGGGGCCCCTCGAGGACCTCAGGATCTGCAGTCCGCATGAAAAGAACAAGAGCCGGGACAGTCTGCCAGCCTACAGCGACTTGAAGGCCTGTTCGCCCAAGCCCACGGCTGATGACTACTTTCAGTGCAATACGTCCAACGAAACAATCCTCAccgccccctcacccctgaGTAAAACTGACCATGACACTTTGACCTCATCGGATGGCGTGAGGAAGGGGTCTCCGTCTGACCGGAAGACCCCTCTCCTCACCTCCCCACACCCGATTGAGTACAAAGATGATGCAGCTAAGGGACAGAATGGTGTCAGCCCCCTGGTGGTGAGCCAGACGCCAGAGCCTATGCCCAACGGACGTTTGAtacaccaacacaacacagacccTGGTGGGGGGGGCAGCACGGACAAGCGGAAGGAAATATTCAGCAAAGATACTTTGTTCAAGCCCCCTCACAACCCCCTGGCCTCCATGGGCTATGTGGAGGGCGGTCACTCCAAATCAGGCACGCTGCGCAAGTCCCCACACCCCAAGTCAGCTGAGGTCCCGGATTGCCCGGAACCGGCCCCTGCGGCGCCGACCGGCGCCTCTGCCACGCCGGGCCCCGAGGCGACCCCAGGGGCCGCCGAGGCCGCCTTCGACTACTACAACGTGTCGGACGACGACGACTCGGAGGAGGCGGCGCGGAAGGCCACGGCGGGCGAGGGCAAGGTCCGGGAGGGGGGCGGGACCATGCAGTGGCTGCTGgagcgagagaaggagagggaccTGCAGCGCAAGTTCGAGAGCAACCTCACCCTCCTCAGCCCCAAGGAGGGGGAGAACAACAGCAGCCAAAAGTCTGCCCACTCGGCCCGCCTCGACAGCATGGACAGCAGCAGCGTCACGGTGGATAGTGGATTTAACTCTCCACG CACACGTGAGAGTCTGGCCTCCAACACCTCGAGCATCGTGGAGAGCAATAGACGGCAGAACCCTGCCCTGAGCCCCGGTCACATGGGCACCACCAGCAGCGGCCCCCCCTTCAGCTTCCGCAGTATCCCGGAGCCCCCCAACACGCAGCCAGAGAAACTGCAGAAATCGCCCAACTGTTTAGCTTCCATCACGAGCGTCTGA
- the stox2a gene encoding storkhead-box protein 2 isoform X2 produces the protein MKKTRSTHLRRAWPSSEFSDRASERTRSRSEKDYRQHKHHPPPLHSQSPRGYVTPGDVSPISMSPISQSQFIPLGEILCLAISAMNSARKPVTQEALMEHLATCFPGVPTPSPEILRHTLSMLVRERKIYPTPEGYFIVTPQTYFITPSLIRTNSKWYQLDERIPADRQQQQCTSPQSGTITPSASGCVRERPHHKNHCDSYNSYRDDLHSTHASTLQRKSPKELKEPYPPPPLASTLHQAAPAAAANTEKSKSTTNFSYKTDTLTKRKEGVTGEKQSKKFGLKLFRLSFKKDKAKHLANFSAQFPPEEWPLRDEDTPAAIPREVEMEIIRRINPDLTVENVMRHTAVMKRLEEEKAQRSKAGSSAQHSGRSRRSRGHRKLHGKPRSHSKTRASRGDPSEGSNLEVAAERDYGFHVAATLARTTRDRMFSVERSRGSYLVHSNPNIVESHFPITPEWDVSGELAKRRTEMPFPEPSRGTSHSKVHRSHSHTQDRKSRNERSDKAKERSRSMENSKGPLGGPASAGGTSEDFDHSPDDRSRYYTDDGTLRAAQAPHYSRIMFSAAKFNSEVCVPDIGKGPLEDLRICSPHEKNKSRDSLPAYSDLKACSPKPTADDYFQCNTSNETILTAPSPLSKTDHDTLTSSDGVRKGSPSDRKTPLLTSPHPIEYKDDAAKGQNGVSPLVVSQTPEPMPNGRLIHQHNTDPGGGGSTDKRKEIFSKDTLFKPPHNPLASMGYVEGGHSKSGTLRKSPHPKSAEVPDCPEPAPAAPTGASATPGPEATPGAAEAAFDYYNVSDDDDSEEAARKATAGEGKVREGGGTMQWLLEREKERDLQRKFESNLTLLSPKEGENNSSQKSAHSARLDSMDSSSVTVDSGFNSPRTRESLASNTSSIVESNRRQNPALSPGHMGTTSSGPPFSFRSIPEPPNTQPEKLQKSPNCLASITSV, from the exons GTGATGTGTCACCCATCAGCATGTCTCCGATCAGCCAGTCGCAGTTCATCCCGCTGGGGGAGATCCTCTGCTTGGCCATCTCAGCCATGAACTCGGCACGCAAGCCTGTCACCCAGGAGGCCCTGATGGAGCACTTAGCAACCTGTTTCCCAG GTGTTCCAACACCAAGTCCGGAGATCCTCCGTCACACGCTGAGCATGCtggtgagggagaggaagatCTACCCGACACCGGAGGGGTACTTCATTGTCACGCCCCAGACGTACTTCATCACACCCTCCCTCATCAGGACTAACAGCAAGTGGTACCAGCTGGACGAGCGGATACCGGCAGaccggcagcagcagcagtgcacCTCCCCGCAGTCTGGCACCATTACGCCCTCCGCCTCCGGCTGCGTGCGCGAAAGGCCACACCACAAGAACCACTGCGACTCCTATAACTCGTACCGGGACGACCTGCACAGCACCCACGCCTCCACCCTCCAGAGGAAGTCCCCCAAAGAGCTGAAGGAACCCTACCCGCCCCCACCTCTGGCAAGCACCCTGCACCAGGCCGCCCCTGCTGCAGCCGCCAACACGGAGAAGAGCAAGAGTACCACTAACTTCTCCTACAAGACGGACACGCTTACCAAGCGCAAGGAAGGGGTGACTGGCGAGAAGCAGTCCAAGAAGTTTGGGCTGAAGCTATTCCGGCTGAGCTTCAAGAAGGACAAAGCCAAGCACCTGGCCAACTTCTCCGCTCAGTTCCCTCCGGAGGAGTGGCCGCTCCGGGACGAGGACACGCCCGCTGCCATTCCCCgggaggtggagatggagatCATCCGGCGGATCAACCCAGACCTCACGGTGGAAAACGTGATGCGGCACACAGCGGTGATGAAgcggctggaggaggagaaggcccAGAGGAGCAAGGCGGGGTCTTCAGCGCAGCACAGTGGCCGCAGCCGGAGGAGCCGGGGCCACCGGAAGCTGCACGGGAAGCCCCGCTCGCACAGCAAGACCCGGGCGTCCCGGGGCGACCCCTCGGAGGGCTCCAACCTGGAGGTGGCGGCCGAGCGGGACTACGGCTTCCATGTGGCCGCCACCCTGGCCCGGACAACGCGGGATCGCATGTTCTCAGTGGAGCGCAGCAGGGGGAGCTACCTGGTCCACAGCAACCCCAACATTGTGGAGTCCCACTTTCCTATTACACCTGAGTGGGATGTCTCGGGGGAGCTGGCCAAGAGGCGGACAGAGATGCCTTTCCCAGAACCCTCCCGGGGAACGTCCCACTCCAAGGTTCACCGCAGCCACAGTCACACGCAGGATCGGAAGTCGCGCAACGAGAGGTCGGACAAGGCCAAAGAGAGGTCCCGTTCCATGGAAAACTCTAAGGGCCCACTCGGGGGGCCTGCTTCGGCCGGGGGCACGTCTGAGGACTTCGATCACAGCCCCGACGACCGGAGCCGTTACTACACTGATGACGGGACCCTGAGGGCTGCCCAGGCACCCCATTATTCACGAATTATGTTCTCCGCTGCTAAATTCAACTCTGAGGTTTGTGTGCCTGATATCGGGAAGGGGCCCCTCGAGGACCTCAGGATCTGCAGTCCGCATGAAAAGAACAAGAGCCGGGACAGTCTGCCAGCCTACAGCGACTTGAAGGCCTGTTCGCCCAAGCCCACGGCTGATGACTACTTTCAGTGCAATACGTCCAACGAAACAATCCTCAccgccccctcacccctgaGTAAAACTGACCATGACACTTTGACCTCATCGGATGGCGTGAGGAAGGGGTCTCCGTCTGACCGGAAGACCCCTCTCCTCACCTCCCCACACCCGATTGAGTACAAAGATGATGCAGCTAAGGGACAGAATGGTGTCAGCCCCCTGGTGGTGAGCCAGACGCCAGAGCCTATGCCCAACGGACGTTTGAtacaccaacacaacacagacccTGGTGGGGGGGGCAGCACGGACAAGCGGAAGGAAATATTCAGCAAAGATACTTTGTTCAAGCCCCCTCACAACCCCCTGGCCTCCATGGGCTATGTGGAGGGCGGTCACTCCAAATCAGGCACGCTGCGCAAGTCCCCACACCCCAAGTCAGCTGAGGTCCCGGATTGCCCGGAACCGGCCCCTGCGGCGCCGACCGGCGCCTCTGCCACGCCGGGCCCCGAGGCGACCCCAGGGGCCGCCGAGGCCGCCTTCGACTACTACAACGTGTCGGACGACGACGACTCGGAGGAGGCGGCGCGGAAGGCCACGGCGGGCGAGGGCAAGGTCCGGGAGGGGGGCGGGACCATGCAGTGGCTGCTGgagcgagagaaggagagggaccTGCAGCGCAAGTTCGAGAGCAACCTCACCCTCCTCAGCCCCAAGGAGGGGGAGAACAACAGCAGCCAAAAGTCTGCCCACTCGGCCCGCCTCGACAGCATGGACAGCAGCAGCGTCACGGTGGATAGTGGATTTAACTCTCCACG CACACGTGAGAGTCTGGCCTCCAACACCTCGAGCATCGTGGAGAGCAATAGACGGCAGAACCCTGCCCTGAGCCCCGGTCACATGGGCACCACCAGCAGCGGCCCCCCCTTCAGCTTCCGCAGTATCCCGGAGCCCCCCAACACGCAGCCAGAGAAACTGCAGAAATCGCCCAACTGTTTAGCTTCCATCACGAGCGTCTGA